In Deltaproteobacteria bacterium, the following proteins share a genomic window:
- a CDS encoding FadR family transcriptional regulator, which translates to MIQPPFRRVQPTRNYEQVAQQIQQAIIEGHFKPGDKLPPQKELMNLFHVSKFTIMAAIRSLEKSGLVYTKSGATGGTFVSELNTAGFSESLRLLLSMKKVPLEELAEFRLTVEGRVAYWAARRRRKEDIARMEGLLETMAAILDSDGHAERLVPVDMEFHLAVAKASRNTLFLAIMETIHECFHPIFSYVPQESWAKTYPDLVRVFQAVKARDARAAEKAIREHIARSSRLILRQFREKKVKPELFMESGVYDTF; encoded by the coding sequence ATGATTCAGCCACCCTTTAGAAGGGTTCAGCCCACGAGGAACTACGAGCAGGTGGCCCAGCAGATCCAGCAGGCGATTATCGAGGGGCATTTCAAACCAGGAGATAAACTGCCACCCCAGAAGGAACTGATGAACCTCTTCCACGTGAGCAAGTTCACCATCATGGCGGCTATCCGGAGTCTCGAAAAGTCGGGCCTGGTCTACACCAAGTCAGGAGCCACGGGCGGTACATTCGTCTCGGAGCTCAACACCGCCGGCTTCAGCGAATCTCTGAGGCTCCTTCTGAGCATGAAGAAGGTGCCTCTCGAGGAGTTGGCCGAATTCCGCCTCACCGTGGAGGGGCGGGTGGCCTACTGGGCTGCCAGGCGCAGGCGGAAGGAAGACATAGCAAGGATGGAGGGACTTCTGGAGACAATGGCCGCCATTCTCGATTCCGATGGGCACGCCGAGAGGCTGGTTCCGGTTGACATGGAATTCCATCTCGCCGTTGCAAAGGCCTCCCGCAACACCCTCTTTCTCGCCATCATGGAGACAATCCACGAGTGTTTCCATCCGATCTTTTCATATGTTCCCCAGGAGAGCTGGGCCAAGACCTACCCGGATCTTGTAAGGGTTTTCCAGGCGGTCAAGGCAAGAGACGCCCGTGCAGCAGAGAAGGCCATCAGGGAGCACATCGCACGGTCCAGCCGGCTCATCCTTCGCCAGTTCAGAGAGAAAAAGGTGAAGCCCGAGCTTTTCATGGAGTCCGGTGTCTATGACACATTCTGA